From a region of the Sesamum indicum cultivar Zhongzhi No. 13 linkage group LG3, S_indicum_v1.0, whole genome shotgun sequence genome:
- the LOC105157825 gene encoding 3-oxoacyl-[acyl-carrier-protein] synthase II, chloroplastic isoform X2: protein MVVASSVASPLCTWLVAACMTAPSEKGTFCKPSEFIKCPKKLSRSARRKSMVAQKSGSLVSSLYGCGINSLMSFCPFEPCEEYYNSQGLSPCFALFGENGFSLLFGSKTLPMNRKQRRLNQASNSGKTMVVGVQPEKQVSMKKKLVTKKRRVVVTGLGVVSPLGHDADVFYGNLLEGISGVSQIEAFDCTEFPTRIAGEIKNFSPDGWVSPKLSKRADKFMLYLLTAGKKALADGGITDDVMAELDKTRCGIIIGSALGGMKVFSDAIEALRISHKKMNPFCIPFATSNMGSAVLAIDLGWMGPNYSISAACATSNFCILDAANHIIRGETDMMLCGGSDAAIIPIGLGGFAACQALSQRNDEPTKASRPWDVHCDGFVMGEGAAVLLLEELEHAKRRGATIYAEFLGGSSTCDAYHTTEPHPDGRGIVLCIEKALAESGVAREDINYINAHATSTPLADLIECQAINHCFGQNTELRMNSTKSMIGHLLGAAGAVEAVATVKDANILVGCKRERLDVKVALSNSLGFGGHNSSIVFAAYKDCKATA, encoded by the exons ATGGTGGTGGCTTCCTCTGTTGCATCTCCACTCTGCACATGGTTAGTGGCAGCATGCATGACTGCGCCGAGTGAAAAGGGAACCTTTTGTAAGCCGTCGGAGTTTATAAAGTGCCCAAAGAAGTTAAGTAGGTCAGCTAGAAGGAAGAGTATGGTGGCTCAGAAGAGTGGGAGCTTGGTTTCTTCTTTGTATGGTTGTGGAATTAACAGTTTGATGAGTTTTTGTCCCTTTGAGCCCTGTGAAGAGTACTATAATTCACAGGGATTATCTCCTTGTTTTGCTTTGTTTGGAGAGAATGgattctctcttctttttgggTCCAAGACTTTACCAATGAACCGCAAGCAAAGGAGGTTGAATCAAGCTTCTAATTCTG GTAAAACAATGGTTGTAGGTGTACAACCTGAGAAACAAGTCAGCATGAAAAAGAAACTTGTAACAAAGAAAAGGAGGGTTGTTGTTACAGGACTTGGTGTTGTGTCGCCACTTGGACATGATGCGGATGTGTTTTACGGTAATCTTCTTGAAGGTATTAGCGGGGTTAGCCAGATTGAGGCATTTGACTGTACTGAGTTTCCCACA CGGATTGCAGGAGAAATCAAGAATTTCTCGCCTGATGGTTGGGTCTCACCAAAGCTTTCAAAGCGGGCTGATAAGTTCATGCTTTATTTGCTGACTGCCGGCAAAAAAGCTTTGGCAGATGGTGGGATTACTGATGATGTCATGGCGGAGTTAGACAAGACTAGATGTGGGATCATAATTGGTTCTGCTCTTGGGGGAATGAAG GTTTTTAGCGACGCCATAGAAGCTTTAAGGATATCGCACAAGAAGATGAATCCATTCTGTATCCCGTTTGCAACGAGTAATATGGGCTCTGCTGTTCTTGCAATTGATTTG GGTTGGATGGGTCCAAATTACTCGATATCTGCAGCTTGTGCAACGAGCAACTTCTGTATACTAGATGCAGCCAATCATATCATAAGAGGTGAAACA GATATGATGCTGTGTGGTGGCTCTGATGCAGCAATTATTCCCATAG GATTGGGAGGATTTGCTGCATGTCAAGCGTTGTCACAGAGGAATGATGAACCGACCAAAGCTTCTCGCCCGTGGGATGTG CATTGTGATGGATTTGTTATGGGAGAAGGAGCTGCTGTGCTGCTCCTGGAAGAACTAGAGCATGCAAAG CGGAGAGGTGCGACTATCTATGCAGAATTTCTAGGTGGAAGCTCCACATGTGATGCATATCATACGACTGAGCCACATCCTGATG GAAGAGGAATTGTCCTTTGCATAGAGAAGGCCTTGGCTGAGTCAGGGGTAGCCAGAGAAGATATCAACTATATAAATGCTCATGCCACATCAACACCGTTGGCTGACTTGATCGAATGCCAAGCTATAAATCATTGTTTTGGACAAAACACTGAG CTGAGGATGAACTCAACAAAATCGATGATCGGTCACCTGCTGGGGGCTGCTGGTGCTGTTGAAGCTGTCGCAACTGTCAAG GATGCAAATATACTTGTCGGCTGCAAGCGGGAACGCTTAGATGTAAAAGTAGCACTCTCTAATTCACTCGGCTTTGGAGGACACAACTCATCCATTGTATTTGCCGCCTACAAAGACTGTAAAGCAACTGCATGA
- the LOC105157825 gene encoding 3-oxoacyl-[acyl-carrier-protein] synthase II, chloroplastic isoform X3 codes for MMRMCFTVIFLKRIAGEIKNFSPDGWVSPKLSKRADKFMLYLLTAGKKALADGGITDDVMAELDKTRCGIIIGSALGGMKVFSDAIEALRISHKKMNPFCIPFATSNMGSAVLAIDLGWMGPNYSISAACATSNFCILDAANHIIRGETDMMLCGGSDAAIIPIGLGGFAACQALSQRNDEPTKASRPWDVHCDGFVMGEGAAVLLLEELEHAKRRGATIYAEFLGGSSTCDAYHTTEPHPDGRGIVLCIEKALAESGVAREDINYINAHATSTPLADLIECQAINHCFGQNTELRMNSTKSMIGHLLGAAGAVEAVATVKAIQTGWIHPNVNLERPDEGVDANILVGCKRERLDVKVALSNSLGFGGHNSSIVFAAYKDCKATA; via the exons ATGATGCGGATGTGTTTTACGGTAATCTTCTTGAAG CGGATTGCAGGAGAAATCAAGAATTTCTCGCCTGATGGTTGGGTCTCACCAAAGCTTTCAAAGCGGGCTGATAAGTTCATGCTTTATTTGCTGACTGCCGGCAAAAAAGCTTTGGCAGATGGTGGGATTACTGATGATGTCATGGCGGAGTTAGACAAGACTAGATGTGGGATCATAATTGGTTCTGCTCTTGGGGGAATGAAG GTTTTTAGCGACGCCATAGAAGCTTTAAGGATATCGCACAAGAAGATGAATCCATTCTGTATCCCGTTTGCAACGAGTAATATGGGCTCTGCTGTTCTTGCAATTGATTTG GGTTGGATGGGTCCAAATTACTCGATATCTGCAGCTTGTGCAACGAGCAACTTCTGTATACTAGATGCAGCCAATCATATCATAAGAGGTGAAACA GATATGATGCTGTGTGGTGGCTCTGATGCAGCAATTATTCCCATAG GATTGGGAGGATTTGCTGCATGTCAAGCGTTGTCACAGAGGAATGATGAACCGACCAAAGCTTCTCGCCCGTGGGATGTG CATTGTGATGGATTTGTTATGGGAGAAGGAGCTGCTGTGCTGCTCCTGGAAGAACTAGAGCATGCAAAG CGGAGAGGTGCGACTATCTATGCAGAATTTCTAGGTGGAAGCTCCACATGTGATGCATATCATACGACTGAGCCACATCCTGATG GAAGAGGAATTGTCCTTTGCATAGAGAAGGCCTTGGCTGAGTCAGGGGTAGCCAGAGAAGATATCAACTATATAAATGCTCATGCCACATCAACACCGTTGGCTGACTTGATCGAATGCCAAGCTATAAATCATTGTTTTGGACAAAACACTGAG CTGAGGATGAACTCAACAAAATCGATGATCGGTCACCTGCTGGGGGCTGCTGGTGCTGTTGAAGCTGTCGCAACTGTCAAG GCCATACAGACGGGATGGATTCATCCAAATGTCAATCTTGAACGCCCTGATGAAGGCGTG GATGCAAATATACTTGTCGGCTGCAAGCGGGAACGCTTAGATGTAAAAGTAGCACTCTCTAATTCACTCGGCTTTGGAGGACACAACTCATCCATTGTATTTGCCGCCTACAAAGACTGTAAAGCAACTGCATGA
- the LOC105157826 gene encoding 25.3 kDa vesicle transport protein: protein MVKLTMIARVTDGLPLAEGLDDGRDVPDSDFYKQQVKSLFKNLSRGQNEPSRMSIETGPYIFHYIIEGRVCYLTMCDRSYPKKLSFQYLEDLKNEFERAYGNQIETAARPYAFIKFDTFIQKTKKLYQDTRTQRNIAKLNDELYEVHQIMTRNVQEVLGVGEKLDQVSQMSSRLTSESRIYADKAKDLNRQALIRKWAPVAVVLGVVFLLFWVRKKFW, encoded by the exons ATGGTGAAGTTGACTATGATTGCTCGTGTTACTGATGGCCTTCCTCTAGCAGAAGGACTGGATGATGGTCGTGACGTGCCAGATTCTGACTTTTACAAACAGCAAGTTAAGTCTTTGTTCAAAAACCTCTCAAGGGGCCAAAATGAGCCTTCACGGATGTCGATTGAAACAGGGCCATATATATTCCA TTATATTATTGAAGGACGTGTCTGCTATTTGACAATGTGTGATCGCTCTTACCCCAAGAAGCTTTCGTTTCAATATCTGGAAGACCTCAAGAATGAATTTGAGCGTGCATATGGGAATCAAATTGAAACTGCTGCAAGACCTTATGctttcatcaaatttg ATACATTCATACAGAAGACAAAGAAATTGTACCAGGATACAAGAACTCAGCGGAATATTGcaaaattgaatgatgaaCTTTATGAAGTTCACCAGATAATGACTCGTAATGTACAGGAAGTTCTTGGTGTTGGTGAAAAGTTGGACC AGGTCAGTCAGATGTCCAGTCGATTGACATCTGAATCCCGCATATACGCTGATAAGGCAAAAGATTTGAACCGCCAG GCTTTGATTCGGAAATGGGCTCCTGTTGCTGTCGTCCTAGGAGTTGTCTTCCTCCTCTTCTGGGTCAGAAAGAAGTTCTGGTGA
- the LOC105157825 gene encoding 3-oxoacyl-[acyl-carrier-protein] synthase II, chloroplastic isoform X1: MVVASSVASPLCTWLVAACMTAPSEKGTFCKPSEFIKCPKKLSRSARRKSMVAQKSGSLVSSLYGCGINSLMSFCPFEPCEEYYNSQGLSPCFALFGENGFSLLFGSKTLPMNRKQRRLNQASNSGKTMVVGVQPEKQVSMKKKLVTKKRRVVVTGLGVVSPLGHDADVFYGNLLEGISGVSQIEAFDCTEFPTRIAGEIKNFSPDGWVSPKLSKRADKFMLYLLTAGKKALADGGITDDVMAELDKTRCGIIIGSALGGMKVFSDAIEALRISHKKMNPFCIPFATSNMGSAVLAIDLGWMGPNYSISAACATSNFCILDAANHIIRGETDMMLCGGSDAAIIPIGLGGFAACQALSQRNDEPTKASRPWDVHCDGFVMGEGAAVLLLEELEHAKRRGATIYAEFLGGSSTCDAYHTTEPHPDGRGIVLCIEKALAESGVAREDINYINAHATSTPLADLIECQAINHCFGQNTELRMNSTKSMIGHLLGAAGAVEAVATVKAIQTGWIHPNVNLERPDEGVDANILVGCKRERLDVKVALSNSLGFGGHNSSIVFAAYKDCKATA, encoded by the exons ATGGTGGTGGCTTCCTCTGTTGCATCTCCACTCTGCACATGGTTAGTGGCAGCATGCATGACTGCGCCGAGTGAAAAGGGAACCTTTTGTAAGCCGTCGGAGTTTATAAAGTGCCCAAAGAAGTTAAGTAGGTCAGCTAGAAGGAAGAGTATGGTGGCTCAGAAGAGTGGGAGCTTGGTTTCTTCTTTGTATGGTTGTGGAATTAACAGTTTGATGAGTTTTTGTCCCTTTGAGCCCTGTGAAGAGTACTATAATTCACAGGGATTATCTCCTTGTTTTGCTTTGTTTGGAGAGAATGgattctctcttctttttgggTCCAAGACTTTACCAATGAACCGCAAGCAAAGGAGGTTGAATCAAGCTTCTAATTCTG GTAAAACAATGGTTGTAGGTGTACAACCTGAGAAACAAGTCAGCATGAAAAAGAAACTTGTAACAAAGAAAAGGAGGGTTGTTGTTACAGGACTTGGTGTTGTGTCGCCACTTGGACATGATGCGGATGTGTTTTACGGTAATCTTCTTGAAGGTATTAGCGGGGTTAGCCAGATTGAGGCATTTGACTGTACTGAGTTTCCCACA CGGATTGCAGGAGAAATCAAGAATTTCTCGCCTGATGGTTGGGTCTCACCAAAGCTTTCAAAGCGGGCTGATAAGTTCATGCTTTATTTGCTGACTGCCGGCAAAAAAGCTTTGGCAGATGGTGGGATTACTGATGATGTCATGGCGGAGTTAGACAAGACTAGATGTGGGATCATAATTGGTTCTGCTCTTGGGGGAATGAAG GTTTTTAGCGACGCCATAGAAGCTTTAAGGATATCGCACAAGAAGATGAATCCATTCTGTATCCCGTTTGCAACGAGTAATATGGGCTCTGCTGTTCTTGCAATTGATTTG GGTTGGATGGGTCCAAATTACTCGATATCTGCAGCTTGTGCAACGAGCAACTTCTGTATACTAGATGCAGCCAATCATATCATAAGAGGTGAAACA GATATGATGCTGTGTGGTGGCTCTGATGCAGCAATTATTCCCATAG GATTGGGAGGATTTGCTGCATGTCAAGCGTTGTCACAGAGGAATGATGAACCGACCAAAGCTTCTCGCCCGTGGGATGTG CATTGTGATGGATTTGTTATGGGAGAAGGAGCTGCTGTGCTGCTCCTGGAAGAACTAGAGCATGCAAAG CGGAGAGGTGCGACTATCTATGCAGAATTTCTAGGTGGAAGCTCCACATGTGATGCATATCATACGACTGAGCCACATCCTGATG GAAGAGGAATTGTCCTTTGCATAGAGAAGGCCTTGGCTGAGTCAGGGGTAGCCAGAGAAGATATCAACTATATAAATGCTCATGCCACATCAACACCGTTGGCTGACTTGATCGAATGCCAAGCTATAAATCATTGTTTTGGACAAAACACTGAG CTGAGGATGAACTCAACAAAATCGATGATCGGTCACCTGCTGGGGGCTGCTGGTGCTGTTGAAGCTGTCGCAACTGTCAAG GCCATACAGACGGGATGGATTCATCCAAATGTCAATCTTGAACGCCCTGATGAAGGCGTG GATGCAAATATACTTGTCGGCTGCAAGCGGGAACGCTTAGATGTAAAAGTAGCACTCTCTAATTCACTCGGCTTTGGAGGACACAACTCATCCATTGTATTTGCCGCCTACAAAGACTGTAAAGCAACTGCATGA